In Chryseobacterium turcicum, a single window of DNA contains:
- the typA gene encoding translational GTPase TypA, with protein sequence MQNIRNIAIIAHVDHGKTTLVDKIIHATNIFRENQESGELIMDNNDLERERGITILSKNISVTYKDTKINVIDTPGHADFGGEVERVLKMADGVVLLVDAFEGPMPQTRFVLQKALDLGLRPLVVINKVDKPNCRPEEVHDKVFDLFFALDATEEQLDFPTFYGSSKQGWFNTSLEQTDNIFPLLDGILEYVPEPKVEEGSLQMQIVSLDFSSFLGRIAIGKVIRGEIKESQWIGLAQADGKIVKGKVKELYVFEGLGKKKVTEVKAGDICAVVGFDAFQIGDSFVDLENPEPLERTAIDEPTLNMTFSINNSPFFGKDGKFVTSNHLKERLYKELEKNLALRVEQTGDANTFLVFGRGILHLSVLIETMRREGYEMTIGQPQVILREGENGEKLEPYESLVVDVPEEFASRVIDLATQRKGDLHIMETKGEMQHMEFEIPSRGLIGLRSQMLTATAGEAIMAHRFTEYKPYKGAIPGRSNGVLVSKGQGPATEYSIAKLQDRGKFYVDPGEEIYAGMVIGEQNKPGDLVINIVEAKQLNNMRASGKDKDTGVAPKILFSLEECMEYIQADEAIEVTPNFIRMRKKILSEEERRRIERGAKA encoded by the coding sequence ATGCAAAACATTAGAAATATTGCGATTATCGCACACGTTGACCACGGTAAAACTACTTTGGTTGATAAGATTATTCATGCTACAAACATTTTCAGAGAAAATCAGGAAAGTGGAGAATTAATAATGGATAACAACGATCTTGAAAGAGAAAGAGGAATTACCATTTTATCAAAAAATATTTCTGTTACTTATAAAGATACAAAAATTAACGTTATCGATACTCCTGGTCACGCCGATTTTGGTGGTGAAGTAGAAAGAGTATTGAAAATGGCAGACGGTGTGGTTTTGTTGGTAGATGCGTTCGAAGGACCAATGCCACAGACAAGATTCGTACTTCAAAAAGCTTTGGATCTTGGTTTGAGACCTTTAGTTGTTATCAATAAAGTTGATAAACCAAACTGTCGTCCTGAAGAAGTTCATGATAAAGTATTTGATTTGTTCTTTGCACTTGATGCTACAGAAGAGCAGTTGGATTTCCCAACTTTCTACGGTTCATCTAAACAAGGATGGTTCAACACTTCATTAGAGCAAACAGACAATATTTTCCCATTACTAGACGGTATTTTAGAATATGTTCCTGAACCGAAAGTAGAGGAAGGTAGCTTACAAATGCAAATCGTTTCTCTTGATTTCTCTTCTTTCTTAGGAAGAATTGCAATCGGAAAAGTAATCAGAGGGGAAATTAAAGAATCTCAATGGATTGGTTTAGCGCAAGCTGACGGAAAAATTGTAAAAGGAAAAGTAAAAGAATTGTACGTTTTCGAAGGTCTTGGTAAGAAGAAAGTAACCGAAGTAAAAGCTGGAGATATCTGTGCTGTGGTAGGTTTTGATGCTTTCCAGATTGGAGACTCTTTCGTAGATCTTGAAAATCCTGAGCCATTAGAAAGAACTGCAATTGATGAGCCTACGTTGAATATGACGTTCTCTATCAACAATTCACCTTTCTTTGGTAAAGATGGTAAATTCGTAACTTCTAATCACTTGAAAGAGAGATTATATAAAGAATTAGAGAAAAACTTAGCATTAAGAGTTGAGCAAACTGGTGATGCAAACACATTCTTAGTATTCGGTAGAGGTATTCTTCACTTGTCAGTTTTAATTGAAACAATGAGAAGAGAAGGGTATGAAATGACTATTGGTCAGCCACAGGTTATTTTGAGAGAAGGTGAAAATGGTGAGAAGTTGGAGCCTTATGAATCTTTGGTTGTAGACGTTCCTGAAGAATTTGCTTCAAGAGTAATCGATTTGGCAACTCAGAGAAAAGGTGACCTTCACATTATGGAAACTAAAGGTGAGATGCAACATATGGAATTCGAAATTCCTTCAAGAGGATTAATCGGATTGCGTTCTCAGATGTTGACGGCTACTGCTGGTGAAGCTATTATGGCACACCGTTTCACAGAATACAAACCTTACAAAGGAGCAATTCCTGGAAGAAGTAATGGTGTTTTGGTAAGCAAAGGTCAAGGTCCAGCAACTGAATATTCTATCGCTAAACTACAAGATAGAGGTAAGTTCTATGTTGATCCGGGCGAGGAAATCTACGCAGGAATGGTAATTGGTGAGCAAAACAAGCCAGGTGACTTAGTAATCAATATTGTAGAAGCTAAGCAGTTGAATAACATGAGAGCTTCAGGAAAAGATAAAGATACTGGTGTTGCACCAAAAATCTTATTCTCACTAGAAGAATGTATGGAATATATCCAGGCTGATGAAGCGATTGAGGTTACTCCAAACTTTATCCGTATGAGAAAGAAAATACTTTCTGAAGAAGAAAGAAGAAGAATCGAAAGAGGAGCGAAAGCATAA
- a CDS encoding DUF1294 domain-containing protein — translation MSIAKIEKPLQSLGNGSSCANSCIFNEHYKPMIFYILTAINLLTFFLFFADKRKAVKHRRRISENTLLMLSFFGGSVGAVIGMLIFRHKISKKTFLIKFFGVLALQTILMVIFYQKFK, via the coding sequence TTGAGTATTGCAAAAATAGAAAAACCTTTGCAATCTTTAGGAAATGGAAGTTCTTGTGCGAATTCATGTATCTTTAACGAACATTATAAACCAATGATTTTTTATATACTGACTGCTATCAATCTTTTGACTTTTTTTTTGTTTTTTGCAGATAAACGAAAGGCAGTAAAGCATCGAAGAAGAATTTCTGAAAATACACTCCTTATGCTAAGTTTTTTCGGAGGTAGCGTAGGCGCTGTAATAGGAATGTTGATTTTCAGACATAAAATTTCTAAAAAAACATTTTTGATAAAGTTTTTTGGAGTACTTGCACTTCAAACCATATTGATGGTCATTTTCTATCAAAAGTTTAAATAA
- the cas2 gene encoding CRISPR-associated endonuclease Cas2 codes for MNSERFNAYRIMWVLVLYDLPTETKTNMKDANRFRKGLLDDGFTLFQFSMYVRHCPSRENAEVHIKRTKFNLPKAGKVAIMCITDKQFGDIEIFFARNKEEPPPTFQQLELF; via the coding sequence ATGAATTCCGAAAGGTTTAACGCTTACCGAATTATGTGGGTTTTAGTGCTATACGATTTACCAACCGAAACGAAAACCAATATGAAAGACGCCAACCGCTTTCGTAAAGGTTTGCTTGATGATGGGTTTACCCTTTTTCAGTTCTCGATGTATGTTCGCCACTGCCCAAGTCGTGAAAACGCTGAGGTACACATCAAACGAACAAAGTTTAATCTTCCAAAAGCAGGAAAAGTAGCCATCATGTGCATTACCGATAAGCAATTTGGAGACATAGAAATATTTTTTGCCAGAAACAAAGAAGAGCCACCTCCGACCTTCCAGCAACTCGAATTATTCTAA
- the cas1 gene encoding type II CRISPR-associated endonuclease Cas1 → MITRSIYIGNPTHLKLKDNQMKILCPETKTEKGSVPVEDLGLLMLDHFQITISHQLIQKMMGNNVVVVSCDAHHLPHGIMLPLYGHTEHSDRLKDQLEASEPLKKQLWKQTVECKIENQKEVLRRLGNYYEPMIDYQTNVKSGDITNMEGIAAQHYWKYLISLDFLRQRYGDSPNQFFNFGYAVLRSIVARAIVETGLLPVLGIFHKNKYNPYCLADDLMEPYRPFVDLLVMDWLTKNSETEELTKEFKAHILKIATKDVQIDTKTRPLLVAVKTTVSSLYKCYTGEKRQISYPELM, encoded by the coding sequence ATGATTACCCGCTCCATCTACATCGGCAATCCCACGCATCTGAAGCTCAAAGACAATCAGATGAAGATTCTGTGTCCGGAAACAAAAACCGAAAAGGGGAGTGTTCCTGTCGAAGATTTGGGGTTGCTGATGTTAGATCATTTTCAGATTACGATTTCGCATCAGTTGATTCAGAAAATGATGGGCAATAATGTGGTGGTGGTGAGTTGCGACGCTCATCATTTACCCCACGGCATCATGTTACCACTTTACGGACATACCGAACATTCAGATAGATTAAAAGACCAATTGGAAGCAAGTGAACCTTTAAAAAAACAACTATGGAAGCAAACGGTAGAATGCAAAATTGAAAATCAAAAAGAAGTTCTCCGTCGGTTAGGGAACTATTACGAACCGATGATTGACTATCAAACCAACGTGAAAAGCGGCGATATTACCAATATGGAAGGCATTGCGGCACAACATTATTGGAAATACCTCATCAGTCTCGATTTCCTGAGACAGCGTTACGGAGATTCGCCCAATCAGTTCTTCAATTTTGGATATGCCGTTTTAAGGAGCATTGTCGCGAGGGCAATCGTTGAAACTGGCTTGCTTCCGGTTCTCGGGATTTTCCACAAAAACAAATATAATCCGTATTGTCTTGCCGATGATTTGATGGAACCATACCGCCCGTTTGTCGATTTATTGGTCATGGATTGGCTGACGAAAAATTCCGAAACAGAAGAATTGACCAAAGAATTCAAAGCACATATCTTAAAAATAGCAACCAAAGATGTGCAGATTGACACAAAAACAAGACCCTTGTTGGTGGCCGTTAAAACCACTGTTTCTTCGCTTTACAAATGTTACACGGGAGAAAAGCGACAGATTTCTTATCCCGAATTGATGTAA
- the cas9 gene encoding type II CRISPR RNA-guided endonuclease Cas9 (Cas9, originally named Csn1, is the large, multifunctional signature protein of type II CRISPR/Cas systems. It is well known even to general audiences because its RNA-guided endonuclease activity has made it a popular tool for custom editing of eukaryotic genomes.), with amino-acid sequence MAKNILGLDLGVSSIGWALVHEDLENPQNNKIIKLGVRVNPLTVDEQINFEKGKPITTNAGRTLARGARRNLQRFKLRRVNLIDILSKNNILKEADLLTEVGKNSTFQTQEIRAKSATEKIELSELARVLLLINKKRGYKSSRKAKNEDEGQIIDGMAVAKKLYENNLTPGEYSYQLLAEVKKQLPDFYRSDLQSELDKVWNFQKQYSPEIFTDELYKALQGKNKNATWKTLEIPFKLVGIKQIGTQQEKKIEKYLWRSEAVKKQLDFESLAVVFQEINSNLNNSSGYLGAISDRSKELYFNNQTVGEYLFQQLKANSHTKLKNQVFYRQDYLDEFEKIWETQAQYHPELTKKLKDEVRDVVIFYQRKLKSQKGLISICEFENREIEIKDVSTGSTGKIKKKTVGLKVAPKSSPLFQEFKIWQVLNNLEFQNIETKELFPLELEHKETFFNNLNIKGNLSAKELIDLLGYTSKEWKCNFKDVEGNRTNENLYNAYLKIITNEDVEFPKEFKVNTDDEIKISKINASADKIKEFVRKSFSDLGINTSILDFNPELDGKDFEKQEAYQLWHLLYSYEGDDSASGNEKLYELLEKKFGFKKEHSKVLSEIGFSPDYGSLSSKAMRKIFTYIKEHKYSDACFHAGYNHSKNSLTKEQLESRVLKETLDILPKNSLRNPVVEKILNQMINLVNEIINEYGKPTEIRIELARELKKNAEERANMTSDISKATLLHQKYAEVLQKEFGIKVPSRNDIIRYKLYLELANNGYKDLYTNEKIERENIFTDKYDIDHIIPQSRFFDDSFSNKVLVPRGANLKKSNFTAFDYLEIEGKDRLEKFLNTIKDLFDKGAISKAKFEKLQKKGSDIGEGFIERDLRDTQYIAKKAKEILFEITNSVVSTSGRITDKLREDWNLVNTMKELNLEKYRKLGLTEIVINSKGVEKERITDWTKRNDHRHHAMDALTVAFTTHNHIQYLNHLNARKDEKHNQHVVISNIENLITKVFEKKNGSKERRFVEPIKNFRVEAKKHLDEVLISHKTKNKVVTKNINKTKKKGGLISKVTLTPRGQLHKETIYGSAKFLKTKEEKVSGKFDVKMINKVQNKIYREALLKRLEENGNDAKKAFTGKNSLAKNPIYLNEEKTDQVPESLVLAWYETGYTIRKAVNADNFKDFKNLDKIIDKGVKEILRNRLSEFDGNAKEAFSDLEKNPIWLNESKGIAIKTVTITGISNAETLHYKKDNFGNEILDDNGNKIPVDFVSTGNNHHVAIYEDEAGNLQERVVSFYEAVERVNQGLSIIDKEYNSSLGWKFLFTMKQNEMFLFPSEDFNPKETDLLDEKNLSLISKNMFRVQTISVVQYGNAVIRDFKFRHHLETTVNDNKELQGVTYNQIKSLLPLRDILKIRLNNLGKIVQVGEY; translated from the coding sequence ATGGCTAAAAATATACTCGGATTAGACTTGGGAGTTTCATCAATTGGATGGGCGTTGGTTCACGAAGACCTCGAAAATCCTCAGAATAATAAAATTATCAAATTAGGAGTTCGTGTCAATCCTTTAACTGTGGATGAACAGATTAATTTTGAGAAAGGAAAACCTATTACGACTAATGCAGGTAGAACGTTGGCACGTGGCGCAAGAAGAAATCTCCAAAGATTTAAATTAAGAAGAGTTAATTTAATTGATATTCTCAGCAAAAATAATATTCTTAAAGAAGCTGATTTACTGACTGAGGTTGGTAAAAACTCGACGTTTCAAACACAGGAAATAAGAGCAAAATCTGCTACAGAAAAGATTGAACTTTCTGAATTGGCAAGAGTGTTACTTTTAATCAATAAAAAAAGAGGCTATAAAAGCAGTCGTAAAGCCAAAAACGAAGATGAGGGGCAAATCATCGATGGGATGGCAGTAGCTAAAAAATTATATGAAAACAATCTGACTCCAGGAGAATATTCTTACCAGCTTTTAGCAGAAGTAAAGAAACAATTGCCTGATTTTTACCGTTCCGATTTACAATCTGAATTGGATAAAGTCTGGAATTTTCAAAAACAATATTCACCGGAAATATTTACGGATGAATTATATAAAGCATTGCAAGGGAAAAATAAAAATGCCACTTGGAAGACTTTAGAAATACCCTTTAAGCTTGTAGGTATAAAACAAATCGGAACGCAACAAGAAAAAAAGATTGAAAAGTATCTTTGGAGAAGTGAAGCTGTAAAAAAACAATTAGATTTTGAAAGTTTGGCTGTAGTATTTCAGGAGATTAACAGTAATCTGAATAACTCTAGCGGTTATCTTGGCGCTATTAGTGATAGAAGCAAAGAGCTGTATTTCAATAATCAAACAGTTGGCGAATATTTGTTTCAACAACTAAAAGCAAATTCTCATACGAAGCTAAAAAATCAAGTTTTTTACAGACAGGATTACTTAGATGAATTTGAAAAGATATGGGAAACGCAAGCGCAATATCATCCGGAACTAACCAAAAAACTAAAAGATGAAGTTCGGGATGTCGTTATTTTTTATCAGAGAAAACTGAAATCTCAAAAAGGATTAATCAGCATTTGTGAGTTCGAAAACAGAGAGATTGAAATAAAAGATGTTTCGACAGGCTCAACAGGAAAAATTAAAAAGAAAACAGTCGGTTTAAAAGTAGCACCTAAGTCTTCTCCATTGTTTCAAGAGTTTAAAATCTGGCAGGTTCTGAATAATTTGGAGTTTCAAAATATTGAGACAAAGGAGTTATTTCCTTTGGAATTAGAACATAAAGAAACTTTTTTCAATAATTTAAATATAAAAGGAAATCTTTCTGCTAAAGAATTGATTGACTTGTTGGGGTATACTTCCAAAGAATGGAAATGTAATTTTAAAGATGTTGAAGGCAACAGAACCAATGAAAATCTTTACAATGCTTACCTGAAAATTATAACGAATGAAGATGTAGAATTTCCGAAAGAATTCAAAGTCAATACAGATGATGAGATTAAAATTTCGAAAATTAATGCTTCTGCAGATAAAATAAAGGAGTTTGTACGAAAAAGTTTTTCAGATTTAGGTATCAATACTTCTATTTTAGATTTTAATCCAGAATTGGATGGAAAAGATTTTGAAAAACAAGAAGCTTACCAACTTTGGCATTTGTTGTACTCCTACGAAGGTGATGATTCTGCTTCTGGAAACGAAAAATTGTATGAACTTTTGGAGAAGAAATTTGGTTTCAAAAAAGAACATTCTAAGGTTTTATCTGAAATTGGTTTTTCTCCAGATTATGGAAGTTTGAGCTCTAAGGCAATGCGAAAGATATTTACGTACATCAAAGAGCATAAATACAGCGATGCGTGTTTTCACGCAGGATATAACCATTCTAAAAATTCCTTAACCAAAGAGCAATTAGAAAGTAGAGTGTTGAAAGAAACTTTAGATATTTTACCTAAAAACTCTTTGCGAAATCCTGTGGTTGAAAAGATTCTGAATCAAATGATAAATTTGGTCAATGAAATCATTAATGAATACGGAAAGCCTACGGAAATTAGAATAGAGCTAGCAAGGGAACTTAAAAAAAATGCTGAAGAAAGAGCAAATATGACTTCCGATATTAGCAAAGCAACTTTGCTTCATCAAAAATATGCAGAAGTTTTACAGAAAGAATTCGGGATAAAAGTACCTTCAAGAAATGATATCATCAGATATAAATTGTATTTGGAATTGGCAAATAATGGATATAAAGACCTTTATACCAATGAAAAAATAGAAAGAGAAAATATTTTTACTGATAAATATGACATCGACCATATTATTCCACAATCTCGATTTTTCGATGATAGTTTTTCCAATAAAGTTTTAGTTCCAAGAGGCGCCAATCTTAAAAAAAGCAATTTTACGGCGTTTGATTATCTTGAAATTGAAGGAAAAGATAGATTGGAGAAATTTCTTAATACCATCAAGGATTTATTTGATAAAGGAGCAATCAGTAAAGCTAAATTTGAAAAACTTCAGAAAAAAGGAAGTGATATTGGCGAAGGTTTCATTGAAAGAGATTTGCGTGACACCCAATATATTGCCAAAAAAGCAAAAGAAATTTTGTTTGAAATTACCAATTCTGTTGTCTCCACATCCGGAAGAATTACAGATAAGTTGCGTGAAGACTGGAATCTTGTCAATACGATGAAAGAACTTAATCTGGAAAAATATCGAAAATTAGGTTTAACGGAAATTGTTATTAATTCTAAAGGAGTAGAAAAGGAACGTATTACAGATTGGACTAAAAGAAATGACCATCGTCATCACGCTATGGATGCGCTTACAGTAGCGTTTACGACGCATAATCATATTCAGTATTTGAACCATCTTAATGCCAGAAAAGATGAGAAACACAATCAGCATGTCGTTATTTCAAATATCGAAAATCTGATTACAAAAGTATTTGAAAAGAAAAATGGTTCTAAGGAACGAAGATTTGTAGAACCTATCAAGAACTTTAGAGTTGAAGCTAAAAAGCACTTGGATGAAGTCTTGATATCTCATAAAACTAAAAATAAAGTTGTTACCAAAAACATCAATAAGACTAAGAAAAAAGGAGGATTGATTTCTAAAGTTACCTTGACACCAAGAGGACAATTGCATAAAGAAACCATCTACGGAAGCGCGAAATTTCTTAAAACAAAAGAAGAAAAGGTATCTGGAAAGTTTGATGTGAAAATGATTAATAAAGTCCAAAATAAAATCTACCGTGAAGCTTTATTAAAAAGACTTGAGGAAAATGGGAATGATGCTAAAAAAGCATTTACCGGTAAAAATAGCTTAGCAAAGAATCCAATTTATCTGAACGAAGAAAAAACCGATCAAGTTCCTGAAAGCCTTGTTTTAGCTTGGTACGAAACAGGCTACACCATTAGAAAAGCAGTGAATGCGGATAACTTTAAAGACTTTAAAAATCTTGATAAAATTATTGATAAAGGTGTAAAAGAAATATTGAGAAACCGCTTGAGCGAATTCGACGGCAATGCAAAAGAAGCTTTTTCTGATTTAGAAAAAAATCCGATTTGGCTAAATGAATCCAAGGGAATTGCGATAAAAACAGTTACCATAACAGGAATTAGTAATGCAGAAACTTTACATTACAAGAAAGACAATTTTGGAAATGAAATTCTTGACGACAATGGAAATAAAATACCTGTAGATTTTGTAAGTACCGGGAACAATCATCATGTTGCCATCTATGAAGATGAAGCTGGAAACTTGCAAGAAAGAGTAGTCAGTTTCTATGAAGCTGTGGAAAGAGTTAATCAAGGGCTTTCTATTATTGATAAAGAATATAATTCTAGTTTAGGATGGAAGTTTTTGTTTACAATGAAACAAAATGAGATGTTTTTATTTCCTTCCGAAGATTTCAATCCAAAAGAAACCGATTTGTTGGATGAAAAGAATTTGAGCTTGATTTCTAAAAATATGTTTAGAGTACAAACAATATCAGTTGTACAATATGGAAATGCTGTAATTAGAGATTTCAAATTTAGGCATCATTTAGAAACAACGGTTAATGATAATAAAGAATTGCAAGGAGTAACTTACAATCAAATTAAAAGTTTACTTCCACTACGAGATATATTAAAAATTAGGCTCAATAATCTTGGTAAAATAGTTCAAGTAGGCGAATATTAA